The proteins below come from a single Papaver somniferum cultivar HN1 chromosome 11, ASM357369v1, whole genome shotgun sequence genomic window:
- the LOC113324871 gene encoding uncharacterized protein LOC113324871, translated as MAQSKKYGVAAEIEKLLEAGFIRPVQYQRWMSNVVPVPKKNGKICVCIDFTDLNKACPSDPYPFSRIRDLVDATSGYERLPFMDGFSGYNQIPFFEGDQEHTAFVIDRGFYCYTVMPFGLKNTGATYRHLVDHMCKDLIGKTMEVYIDDMVVKSKQKESHFLDLQKTFDILRRYQNDVSAVLFVTDPHEKPVYFVSKSLTGAETRYKKIEKIALALLHASRRKPYFQGRQIVVYSEYLLKRILERADDSNRLAIWSNFLGAYEIKYETRTAEKGHALATLLADFPVDDIETVTEEEELLNKPIESTINQTGGESAMEIDVPEPLWTVFTDGSSNIGEAGVGCVILTPEGSCIEKATRLGFRESNNEAEYEATIIGLKAIK; from the exons ATGGCACAAAGCAAAAAATATGGAGTTGCTGCAGAAATCGAGAAGCTGTTGGAAGCAGGCTTTATACGACCGGTACAGTATCAACGATGGATGTCCAATGTCGTCCCGGTTCCAAAGAAGAATGGTAAAATTTGTGTCTGTATCGATTTTACCGATTTGAATAAAGCATGTCCGAGTGATCCGTACCCATTTTCGCGGATCAGGGATTTGGTGGATGCAACCTCAGGGTACGAAAGACTTCCATTCATGGACGGTTTTTCGgggtataaccaaatacctttTTTCGAgggagatcaagagcatactgccttTGTGATTGACAGAGGATTTTACTGCTATACTGTAATGCCGTTCGGGCTAAAGAACACAGGGGCGACCTACCGACATTTGGTAGATCATATGTGCAAAGATCTGATTGGGAAGACGATGGAAGTATATATCGACGATATGGTAGTGAAATCTAAGCAAAAAGAGTCTCACTTTCTCGATCTACAGAAGACGTTCGATATCTTGAGGAGATACC AGAACGATGTAAGCGCAGTGTTGTTTGTTACTGATCCACATGAAAAGCCTGTTTACTTCGTCAGCAAATCTTTGACGGGGGCGGAAACACggtacaaaaaaattgaaaagataGCACTTGCACTGTTGCATGCATCTCGTCGCAAACCATATTTCCAAGGGAGACAGATCGTAGTCTACTCTGAATATCTGCTGAAGAGAATCCTGGAACGTGCTGATGATTCCAACCGACTAGCCATATGGTCGAATTTTCTGGGGGCGTATGAAATAAAGTACGAAACCAGAACTGCAGAGAAGGGACACGCTCTGGCTACACTGTTAGCAGATTTCCCTGTGGACGACATAGAAACAGTtaccgaagaagaagagttgTTGAACAAACCCATAGAGTCAACCATTAATCAGACTGGGGGTGAGTCCGCAATGGAGATTGATGTACCAGAGCCACTATGGACTGTGTTTACTGATGGGTCATCAAATATTGGTGAAGCCGGGGTTGGATGTGTCATCCTTACTCCCGAAGGTTCGTGTATCGAGAAAGCGACTAGATTAGGATTTCGAGAATCAAACAATGAAGCTGAATATGAAGCAACAATTATCGGTTTAAAAGCTATCAAATAG
- the LOC113324872 gene encoding uncharacterized protein LOC113324872 — translation MQKRKTLGICFNCDEVYRPGHFCKKQQLYLMVATLAEAETSEPDEAVTDVDDPPAVESDMEISLNALTGNAIGDTIRIPGFINNHAVSILIDTSSTHSFIDCDLAYSLGCCITPTANLSVTVANGEKTTSTGICNSLHWKMHNHSFIGNLRLFALGGCDIVLGADWLRGLGDITFNLANLSVSFLYKGQQVTLVGAPSPPALRKIGPKGVKEFFKNNFHGIFAHLYSVTPNPPSTPLPPIISGILQDFQDIFSEPTKLPPHRSLDHFIPLQPNSTPINQRPYKCPYVQKSVIEQLVQEMLHSGVIQPSHSPFASPILLVKKKDNSWRFSVDYRKLNNITIKDKFPILVIDELLDELQGSYVFTRVDLRAGYHQIRVTMQDIYKTTFRTHQGHYEFTGMPFGLTNAPATFQALINDIFKPYLRKFILVFFDDILVYSPDIETHAKHLQITLSLLRQHQLFTKLSK, via the coding sequence ATGCAGAAACGCAAGACTCTAgggatttgtttcaattgtgatgaGGTTTATAGGCCAGGTCATTTTTGCAAGAAACAACAACTTTACTTAATGGTGGCCACATTAGCAGAAGCAGAAACTAGTGAACCAGATGAAGCAGTTACTGATGTTGATGATCCTCCAGCAGTGGAAAGTGACATGGAAATCTCCCTTAATGCCCTTACTGGCAATGCAATTGGTGACACTATTCGAATTCCAGGTTTCATTAACAATCATGCAGTATCTATCCTCATTGATACAAGTAGTACTCACAGTTTTATTGACTGTGACTTAGCTTATTCTCTTGGTTGTTGCATCACTCCAACTGCCAACCTGTCAGTTACTGTTGCTAATGGTGAAAAGACTACAAGTACTGGGATTTGCAACTCTCTTCATTGGAAAATGCATAATCATTCCTTCATTGGAAACTTGAGGTTATTTGCACTAGGTGGTTGTGACATAGTTCTTGGAGCAGATTGGCTCAGAGGTTTGGGTGATATCACTTTTAATCTTGCTAACTTAAGTGTTTCCTTTCTGTACAAAGGACAACAAGTCACATTGGTTGGAGCCCCTTCACCACCTGCATTAAGGAAGATTGGCCCCAAAGGAGTAAAAGAGTTTTTCAAGAATAATTTCCATGGAATATTTGCTCATTTGTACTCTGTAACTCCCAACCCCCCATCAACACCTCTTCCTCCTATCATCTCTGgcattctccaagactttcaAGATATTTTTTCTGAACCTACTAAACTCCCACCTCATAGATCTCTGGATCACTTTATTCCACTTCAACCAAATTCCACTCCAATAAACCAGAGACCATATAAGTGTCCTTATGTGCAGAAATCTGTCATTGAGCAGCTGGTACAAGAAATGTTACACAGTGGTGTCATTCAACCTAGTCATAGTCCATTTGCTTCTCCAATTCTGCTAGTTAAGAAGAAAGATAACAGCTGGAGATTTAGTGTGGATTACAGAAAGCTCAACAACATCACTATAAAAGATAAGTTCCCTATTCTTGTGATTGATGAACTTTTAGATGAATTACAGGGCTCTTATGTATTTACTAGAGTTGATTTAAGGGCAGGGTACCACCAGATCAGGGTCACAATGCAGGACATTTACAAGACAACTTTTAGAACCCATCAAGGCCACTATGAATTCACTGGCATGCCTTTTGGCCTAACCAATGCCCCTGCCACATTTCAAGCCTTAATTAATGACATTTTCAAACCCTATCTGAGAAAATTCATCTTGgtattctttgatgatattcttgTTTACAGTCCTGATATAGAAACTCATGCCAAGCATTTACAAATTACTCTTTCTCTCTTGAGACAACACCAATTGTTTACCAAACTATCTAAATGA
- the LOC113325392 gene encoding uncharacterized protein LOC113325392: protein MALTDAEAPFRPRELLLEKQKLFQSIQKHTHLKGRYDKLTSVAIPLGLAIACGGMIAQGIYNMSHGIGKKE from the exons ATGGCACTGACAGATGCCGAAGCCCCCTTTAGGCCCAGAGAGCTTCTTCTAGAGAAGCAAAAGCTTTTCCAGAGCATTCAAAAACACACACATCTCAAAGGGAGATATGATAAGCTCACTTCAGTCGCTATCCCACTTGGATTGGCAATTGCTTGCGGAGGCATGATT GCTCAAGGGATTTACAATATGTCTCATGGGATTGGGAAGAAGGAATGA